In Phenylobacterium zucineum HLK1, one DNA window encodes the following:
- a CDS encoding NADP-dependent oxidoreductase: MSETNRQFVLAELPQGHLTPAHFRLVEGERPTAGPGEVVVRTRYVSLDAANRAWMQGATYRSALAAGDVMAGGALAEVVESNAPELAPGDLVFADTGWQDYAALPARRLSKLPKLEPMTHLLSVYGVAGLTAYFGLLECGRPQAGETVVVSAAAGSVGSIVGQIARIQGCRVIGIAGGAEKGRWLTDELGFDAAVDYKAADFKRQLREAVGEGIDVYFDNVGGEVFEACLFGMKTFGRIACCGAVSQYDGEAPRHGPRGVPGLIVTKRLTLRGFIVSDFDDRREAALADLQAWVGAGKLKVQEDVIDGFENLPQALVGLLHGENRGKRMVRV; encoded by the coding sequence GTCCGAGACCAACCGCCAGTTCGTCCTCGCCGAGCTGCCCCAGGGCCACCTGACCCCCGCCCATTTCCGGCTGGTGGAGGGCGAACGCCCGACGGCCGGGCCGGGAGAGGTCGTCGTCCGCACGCGCTACGTCTCGCTGGATGCGGCGAACCGGGCCTGGATGCAGGGCGCGACCTACCGCTCGGCCCTGGCCGCGGGCGACGTCATGGCCGGCGGCGCCCTGGCCGAGGTGGTGGAGTCCAACGCCCCCGAGCTGGCGCCGGGCGACCTCGTGTTCGCCGACACCGGCTGGCAGGACTACGCCGCCCTCCCGGCCCGGCGCCTGTCGAAGCTGCCGAAACTGGAGCCGATGACCCACCTGCTCAGCGTCTACGGCGTCGCGGGCCTGACCGCCTACTTCGGCCTGCTGGAATGCGGCCGCCCCCAGGCGGGCGAGACGGTCGTGGTGTCCGCCGCCGCGGGCTCGGTGGGCTCGATCGTCGGCCAGATCGCCCGGATCCAGGGCTGCCGGGTGATCGGGATCGCCGGGGGGGCCGAGAAGGGCCGCTGGCTGACCGACGAGCTCGGGTTCGACGCCGCCGTCGACTACAAGGCCGCCGACTTCAAGCGCCAGCTCCGCGAGGCCGTGGGCGAGGGGATCGACGTCTACTTCGACAACGTCGGCGGCGAGGTCTTCGAGGCCTGCCTGTTCGGCATGAAGACCTTCGGCCGGATCGCCTGCTGCGGCGCCGTCTCGCAGTACGACGGCGAGGCGCCGCGCCACGGCCCCCGCGGCGTGCCGGGGCTGATCGTCACCAAGCGCCTGACCCTGCGCGGCTTCATCGTCTCGGACTTCGACGACCGGCGCGAGGCGGCGCTCGCCGACCTGCAGGCCTGGGTCGGCGCCGGAAAGCTCAAGGTGCAGGAGGACGTCATCGACGGCTTCGAGAACCTGCCCCAGGCGCTCGTCGGCCTGCTCCACGGCGAGAACCGCGGCAAGCGGATGGTGCGGGTCTAG